One Coffea eugenioides isolate CCC68of chromosome 2, Ceug_1.0, whole genome shotgun sequence genomic window, GACCACGGCTGCTAACTCCAAGTCACGGGGTGGATAATTTTGTTCGTGAGATTTCAATTACCTAGAGGCAAAGGAAATCACATTCTTGTTTTGCATAAGCATGCACCCCAAACCTTCTCTCAAGGTATCAGTATATACGGTGAAACTATCCGTACCATTAGGCAAAGCTTGAATAGGGGCCATGGTTAACCTTCGtttcaattcttgaaaactaACTTCACACCTAGCTTCCCATAGAAACGACCATTCTTTTTCGTCAAATTGGTTAAAGAACCGGCAAGTTTTGAGACCTTAATAAACCGACGATAATAACCTGCCACCCTAGAAAACTTCGAATCTCGGTGGGATTTTCAGGCCTTTTTCACTCagtcacggcctctactttcgccgagCCTACAGTGATACCCTCTTTTGAAATCACATGCCtcaagaaagagattttctccagccaaaattcatacttactaaatttggcataTAGCTGGTgatctcttagggtttgtaagacTAACTTCAAGTGCTGCTCATATTCCTCTcgaatttttgaataaaccaaaaTGTCATGAATAAACACCacaacaaatcggtccaggtagggtttaaaaaccctatgcatcaaatccataaaggcggcaggGGTATTGGTTAACCCAAAGGGCATGTCCgcgaactcaaaatgcccatatctagaattgaagGCAGTCTTTGGTACATCCTCTTCTCTGATTAATAACTGATAGTATCCCTGCCGGAGGTCTAACTTCAAAAATACCACTActccttgcagttggtcaaacaattcatcgatatggggcagtgggtatttattcttaatagtcACTTTGTTCAAACCCTGATAATCTATATACAGTCTCAAGCTCCCGTCCTTCTTCTTAACGAATAGTACAGGGGCTCCCCATGGAGATCCGCTCTCTCGGATAAACCCTCGCTCCAACAGGTCTTGCAACTGCAACTTTAACTCCTTaagttcagcaggtgccatccgatatggggtcttagagataggtgacgtCCCCCGTAACAAGTCAATCTTGAACTCTATCTCCCTCTCCGGTGATAAGGTCACTAATTCATCAGGGAACACATCCGGATATTCATTCACTACTAGTACAACTTCTACCCTCAACTTATCGGTGAAAGTGTTTATAAGAAAAGTTAGGAACCCTTGCACCCCTCTACTCAGTAGTTTCCTAACCCAAATACCTCAAAtcaatgcagatgaggctaaactACCCCTTACATCTAGCCTTAAAGTCGTCTCCCCCGGTATAcgaaattctaccacttttctcTTACAGTCAAGTTGGgtatcatacttagctaaccaatccattcccAATATAACGTCGTACCCTTAATAGCTAAGCTTATAAGGTTTCCCAATagcttcctctctcctacccaaatttcacaattaGCATACATCATACTAGTGATCATTCGTTGGTCCCCCGTAGGAATactaacttccaagtcataagGCAAGCTAACAGGTTTTATATCAATTTCGCACATAAAAtcggggttaacaaaggaatgggtagcaccggggtctatcaaaattctTGCTAGACGATGGAagacagggatcgtaccttctacgaccccAGATGAGTCAGGGACTTGATATTGCTCAAGGGAGTATACCCGAGCTAGCACCTTTTGTCTCGTCCCTTCCACCTTGGATTGCCCAGGGTTGACCTTTGACGACTGCGGAGTCCCTCTCGCTTCTTGCGGTAAAACCGGACAGTTGGCAAATTGATGCTCCGCACTCCCACAGCTTAAGCATTTTCTTTCATTCCTCCAACAGTTGTCTTCCGTGTGATTTGGTttcccacaatatccacaagggCCACGGGAAATGGGGCCCGAGCCTCCTTGCGAGGCACTCCTCTGTTGGCCTCGTCCAACCTGACCATCCCTTGGTGAGGTTCCTCTTGCCATCTCCGGAAGTCTCACTCCTCCGATTCCCCTTCCAGACTTTGGAGGGTTACCTTTATCACCTTGCTCTGAACTACTTACAGGGAATCCTCTTTTCTTCACttggaaatttctaactttGAATCTCGCATTTTCAATTCGTAATGCTTTTTCCAATGCCTCACTAAATGTATTAatctgggctaccgccagatccttcTGAATTTTCACATTTAGCCCCTGAATAAATCACCGCACCCTCCTTTGCTCAGTTACAATAAATTCAGGGGCGAACTTAAACAGTCTAGTAAATTGGCTCTCATACTCGGCcacggtttgagttccctggcggagcctaatgaactcgtcctctttcttttcctgaACTAAGGGCGAAAAATATTTAGCGTTAAACTCCCTCATGAAGTATATCCATGTCCTTGACATTTGCTCTCTTTCCCGCTTTGTtcgaataacgttccaccaagaacgggcggTCCCCTCTAActggaagacagcaaaagtaACCCGTCTCTCCTCCGTATAGTGTAAAGCCGCAAATATGtctatcatcttctccaaccaccTTTCGGCCACATCTGGATCTGGTCCTCCCAGaaattttggtggggagaacttttggaatctttTGAGGGCTCTGTCCTCACCCTCTATATGATTACCAGGGTTTCTAGGTTGATGCACAGGAAATTGGCCCTGGTGTTCCACTACGTGGGCCAACAGATCAGTCATTCGCTGAATAGCAGTGGCCACTTGAGCGTTAGGGTCGatcctaggttcagggtttggttcaggCGTGGGTTCCCGATTACCCCCTGCAGTTGAGGGTTGCCTAATTCCGCGACCGCAACCTCGTCCACTATGAGTACCCTCCATTGGTATAACCAATCGAGGGTCAGAACACAAATACGGTATCAAAACAATATataaacatgaacaaataaaCAATAACAAAAATAGACACCAGATAACAGCATTTATACATATAACACACAGATGTATCAAACAAGTCATACAGTAGCAGCCAGTCAAATGTATACAAAAGTAATCCCATGAAAGTAGTGGGGTCAACCAAAAGTACAATGTACAACCTAGGTCCCAAAAGTGCAAAACAGCTAACTAAAAGTTTCCTTAGGTACCCCTCACACGGGATCAAAACATGGCCCAAAGAACTCTAACCTAGTTCTCAACTGAGCCAACCGACTCATCCCCAGAGCTACAGCTAGGGGCGTCACCCTCTCTTGGAGCTCCATTTGCCCGGAACTCCCACGTGCACATTAGCGCCAATCACTCCTTGAATTAGAGCTTCACACTCGTTTATAATACCTCCGGACTAGTCTCTAACCTCCCGAACCACCCTAGTGAGACGGTCGTTGGCTACGTGTAACTGGTCTCTAAGAGCATTCGTCCGCTCTTGCTCCATGGCTATGTCCCCCTGGAGCTCCCGAATTCGATCCGCTTGCATCCTCATGATGCCTCTCACGCGCTGCATCTCAGTGTGATCTCTGGCGGCTGCACGCCTGAGCCTCCTCCACTCATCTAATACCGCCACGACCACATGGTCAATGAAGGAGTAATTCTGGCAACGGCTACAGCGCCTAGTCCGACTGGCCGTACTACAGCGTCGAATCGGTCCTCCGGACCTCTCCTCGTAATCAATGACACGAAAATGCCTCTGAGGCGGCTCACCTCCACTCCTATTAGCTCCGTCCATGACCTATAAGGATATCCATAGTTTACAACTTAGACAGAGTAATAACACTTAAACACACCCTAACACAATCCCCAAAAGTTCTAAGAATCAAGTTTCGGGTTCGCCCAGGT contains:
- the LOC113759919 gene encoding uncharacterized protein LOC113759919 — its product is MEGTHSGRGCGRGIRQPSTAGGNREPTPEPNPEPRIDPNAQVATAIQRMTDLLAHVVEHQGQFPVHQPRNPGNHIEGEDRALKRFQKFSPPKFLGGPDPDVAERWLEKMIDIFAALHYTEERRVTFAVFQLEGTARSWWNGLNVKIQKDLAVAQINTFSEALEKALRIENARFKVRNFQVKKRGFPVSSSEQGDKGNPPKSGRGIGGVRLPEMARGTSPRDGQVGRGQQRSASQGGSGPISRGPCGYCGKPNHTEDNCWRNERKCLSCGSAEHQFANCPVLPQEARGTPQSSKVNPGQSKVEGTRQKVLARVYSLEQYQVPDSSGVVEGTIPVFHRLARILIDPGATHSFVNPDFMCEIDIKPVSLPYDLEVSIPTGDQRMITSMMYANCEIWVGERKLLGNLISLAIKGTTLYWEWIG